The following proteins are encoded in a genomic region of Acidimicrobiales bacterium:
- a CDS encoding sigma-70 family RNA polymerase sigma factor: protein MTSVVTDYRDPARGAPASGAEGHPPSSGAAAAGAEAHPLISGSTPVGAVAHRSASGATRAGATLAAAEAPPFAADAATAYRELAPAVLGYLRARRAPDPEDVLGEVFLQVSRDLDRFTGDATDLRRWVFTIARNRMTDAFRRRARRPQVVDRTPPVVAAAPAPEPVDDELIAALQELGDDQREVVVLRFLADLSLEDVAAITGRNVNAVKAMQHRALANLRQVLAPR from the coding sequence ATGACGTCGGTCGTCACCGACTATCGCGACCCGGCCCGGGGCGCGCCGGCGTCGGGCGCGGAGGGGCACCCACCGTCGTCCGGGGCTGCCGCCGCCGGGGCGGAGGCGCACCCCCTGATCTCCGGGTCGACCCCCGTCGGCGCGGTGGCGCACCGGTCGGCGTCCGGGGCCACCCGAGCCGGTGCAACTCTGGCCGCCGCCGAGGCTCCGCCCTTCGCCGCCGATGCCGCCACCGCGTACCGCGAGCTCGCCCCGGCGGTGCTCGGCTACCTGCGGGCCCGCCGTGCCCCTGATCCCGAGGACGTCCTCGGGGAGGTCTTCCTCCAGGTGAGCCGGGATCTCGACCGCTTCACCGGCGACGCCACCGACCTTCGCCGCTGGGTGTTCACCATCGCCCGGAACCGCATGACCGACGCCTTCCGGCGCCGCGCCCGGCGTCCCCAGGTGGTCGACCGGACCCCGCCGGTGGTCGCGGCGGCGCCGGCGCCCGAGCCGGTGGACGACGAGCTCATCGCCGCGCTCCAAGAGCTTGGCGACGACCAGCGCGAGGTCGTGGTCCTGCGCTTCCTGGCCGACCTCTCCCTCGAGGACGTCGCCGCCATCACGGGTCGCAACGTCAACGCGGTGAAGGCCATGCAGCACCGGGCGCTGGCCAACCTGCGCCAGGTCCTCGCCCCCAGGTAG